One genomic window of Saccopteryx bilineata isolate mSacBil1 chromosome 4, mSacBil1_pri_phased_curated, whole genome shotgun sequence includes the following:
- the IGSF6 gene encoding immunoglobulin superfamily member 6 isoform X2 — translation MEAADAGRVALGLAVGLVLLSVGAADSCTVSVSQPSILEVDLAQAAVTVPCSFSREGCPSQPVRSLWFRFGAQQLEVLCPDGCQGNEADKFLVETQGQNQVALTIHRPTANDSAIYVCGIAAPSKDPWAKRTGEGTVLVVREKRGLGEEMHGLLVALVSLLSLYVAAVLVVFIVLSRSKSNTRRNKETEDSQKKSARRVFQEIAQELYSKRHVGTSRQPEKDNTYENRRALDKYERP, via the exons ATGGAGGCGGCGGACGCGGGCCGGGTCGCGCTGGGGCTGGCGGTCGGCCTGGTTCTGCTCTCTGTCG GTGCTGCGGACAGCTGCACCGTCTCTGTCTCTCAGCCGTCCATCCTGGAGGTGGACCTGGCCCAGGCGGCGGTGACCGTGCCCTGCTCCTTCTCCAGGGAGGGCTGCCCGTCCCAGCCCGTCCGCAGCCTGTGGTTCCGCTTCGGGGCACAGCAGCTGGAGGTGCTCTGCCCGGACGGGTGCCAGGGGAACGAGGCGGACAAGTTCCTGGTGGAGACCCAGGGCCAGAACCAGGTCGCCCTCACCATCCACAGGCCGACCGCCAACGACAGCGCCATCTACGTCTGCGGCATAGCCGCGCCCAGCAAGGACCCGTGGGCCAAGCGGACAGGAGAAGGGACCGTGCTGGTGGTGAGAG AAAAGAGAGGTCTCGGCGAGGAGATGCACGGCCTCCTGGTGGCGCTGGTGTCCCTGCTGTCCCTCTACGTGGCTGCTGTGCTCGTGGTCTTCATCGTCCTCTCCAGA TCAAAATCTAACACtcgaagaaacaaagaaacagaagattcACAAAAG AAGAGCGCCAGGCGTGTTTTCCAAGAAATTGCTCAAGAACTTTACAGTAAGAGACACGTGGGAACAAGCCGACAACCC GAGAAAGACAACACTTACGAAAACAGAAGAGCACTTGACAAGTACGAAAGACCATAG
- the IGSF6 gene encoding immunoglobulin superfamily member 6 isoform X1 gives MEAADAGRVALGLAVGLVLLSVGAADSCTVSVSQPSILEVDLAQAAVTVPCSFSREGCPSQPVRSLWFRFGAQQLEVLCPDGCQGNEADKFLVETQGQNQVALTIHRPTANDSAIYVCGIAAPSKDPWAKRTGEGTVLVVREKRGLGEEMHGLLVALVSLLSLYVAAVLVVFIVLSRSKSNTRRNKETEDSQKKSARRVFQEIAQELYSKRHVGTSRQPRERRERDREGEEEQEASTPICALTRQAWGFKPATSALQVDSLSTVPPQEKDNTYENRRALDKYERP, from the exons ATGGAGGCGGCGGACGCGGGCCGGGTCGCGCTGGGGCTGGCGGTCGGCCTGGTTCTGCTCTCTGTCG GTGCTGCGGACAGCTGCACCGTCTCTGTCTCTCAGCCGTCCATCCTGGAGGTGGACCTGGCCCAGGCGGCGGTGACCGTGCCCTGCTCCTTCTCCAGGGAGGGCTGCCCGTCCCAGCCCGTCCGCAGCCTGTGGTTCCGCTTCGGGGCACAGCAGCTGGAGGTGCTCTGCCCGGACGGGTGCCAGGGGAACGAGGCGGACAAGTTCCTGGTGGAGACCCAGGGCCAGAACCAGGTCGCCCTCACCATCCACAGGCCGACCGCCAACGACAGCGCCATCTACGTCTGCGGCATAGCCGCGCCCAGCAAGGACCCGTGGGCCAAGCGGACAGGAGAAGGGACCGTGCTGGTGGTGAGAG AAAAGAGAGGTCTCGGCGAGGAGATGCACGGCCTCCTGGTGGCGCTGGTGTCCCTGCTGTCCCTCTACGTGGCTGCTGTGCTCGTGGTCTTCATCGTCCTCTCCAGA TCAAAATCTAACACtcgaagaaacaaagaaacagaagattcACAAAAG AAGAGCGCCAGGCGTGTTTTCCAAGAAATTGCTCAAGAACTTTACAGTAAGAGACACGTGGGAACAAGCCGACAACCC agggagaggagagagagagacagagaaggggaggaggagcaggaagcatcaactcccatatgtgccttgaccaggcaagcctggggattcaaaccagcgacctcagcactccaggtcgactctttatccactgtgccaccacag GAGAAAGACAACACTTACGAAAACAGAAGAGCACTTGACAAGTACGAAAGACCATAG